From Peromyscus maniculatus bairdii isolate BWxNUB_F1_BW_parent chromosome 8, HU_Pman_BW_mat_3.1, whole genome shotgun sequence, a single genomic window includes:
- the Nbr1 gene encoding next to BRCA1 gene 1 protein isoform X7, which yields MLDSPRRDSSRAGSERSLHWPRASAPRGRRAAPPHSMEPQVTLNVTFKNETQSFLVSDPANTTWADVEAMVKVSFDLNNIQIKYLDEENEEVSINSQGEYEEALKMAILKQGNLLQMQVHEGHHVVDEAFPQIVVEKQAPARKGKKPLAHYSSVVRVLGSDVKTAEEPVAQPCPRAPCDTDQPHDKPPDWFTSYLETFREQVVKETVEKLEQRLREKLFLQKSASEVSMPVSKDQFNWHLACNHCYRRIIGVRYQCSVCPAYNLCEDCEGGPYAHSRSHVLLKFRKPVVIPSDPFSHLKGPTPRLPPALEQIRIQKQVDKNFVKAEKQRLRAEKKQRKAEVKELKKQLKLHRKIHLWNSIHGLQSPRSPLGRPESLLQSNALMLPLQPCAPVMPTLSAAFVDENLPDGTHLQPGTKFIKHWRMKNTGNVKWSADTKLKFMWGNLTLASAEKKDVVVPCLKAGHVGVVSVEFIAPTLEGTYTSHWRLSHKGQQFGPRVWCSIIVDSFPSSDSPDNVERGMITSSKADDLTCEQEEAFLLAEEEIPLAEVRKQIEGTGNSISQKTQNVTNGRELYIPSVDLLTAQDLLSFELLDINIVQELERVPHNTPVDSTLSAKRKTEAPASVEETEEDLSGTQFVCETVIRSLTLDAAPDHNPPCRQRSLPREFQLQSTEEQQPAVPPGSCRKDSSLKFALPEEGPLGDEREEIVHIAEEEEEDLQDEVESQSSASSEDYIIILPECFDTSRPLGDSMYSSALSQPGLERGAEGQPGIEAGQEPAEAGERLPEGESQPQEQSISDILTTSQTLDTVPLVPEVVGLPPPLSRSSPCVQHGSPEVDSPITIQEVPSVPDQVRGEPRGSSGLVNSRQKSCDHSSPSFLKMRQQP from the exons ccccacctcacAGCATGGAACCACAGGTTACTCtaaatgtgacttttaaaaatgaaactcaaagCTTTCTGGTTTCGGATCCAGCAAATACAACTTGGGCTGATGTTGAAGCTATG GTAAAAGTTTCATTTGATCTgaataatattcaaataaaataccTGGATGAGGAAAATGAGGAG GTATCCATCAATAGTCAAG GAGAATATGAAGAAGCACTTAAG ATGGCTATCCTTAAGCAAGGAAACCTACTACAGATGCAAGTCCATGAAGGGCACCATGTTGTAGACGAAGCATTCCCTCAAATTGTAGTAGAAAAGCAAGCGCCTGCCAGGAAAGGGAAGAAGCCGCTTGCACATTATTCTTCAGTGGTGAGAGTCTTGGGATCAGATGTGAAGACCGCAGAGGAGCCTGTGGCACAG CCATGTCCACGTGCTCCTTGTGACACGGACCAGCCTCATGACAAGCCCCCAGACTGGTTCACAAGCTACCTGGAAACG TTCAGAGAACAAGTGGTTAAGGAAACTGTTGAGAAGCTTGAACAGAGGTTGCGGGAGAAGCTGTTCCTCCAGAAGTCGGCCTCGGAAGTCTCGATGCCTGTTTCAAAGGACCAGTTCAACTGGCATCTTGCTTGCAATCACTGCTACAGAAGGATCATAGGTGTGCGTTACCAGTGCAG CGTGTGCCCAGCCTACAACCTTTGTGAAGATTGTGAAGGGGGGCCGTATGCCCATAGCCGTAGCCACGTCCTGCTAAAGTTTCGGAAACCTGTTGTGATTCCCTCCGACCCATTTTCCCACTTAAAGGGTCCTACTCCTCGTCTGCCTCCTGCTCTTGAACAAATCAG GATCCAGAAACAGGTGGATAAGAACTTTGTGAAAGCAGAAAAGCAAAGGTTGCGTGCTGAGAAGAAACAGCGGAAAGCAGAGGTCAAGGAGCTTAAAAAGCAGCTTAAACTCCACAGGAAGATTCATTTGTGGAATTCAATCCATGGACTCCAGAGTCCCAGGTCCCCTTTAGGCCGACCTGAGAGCTTGCTGCAGTCCAACGCCCTGAT GCTTCCTTTGCAGCCCTGTGCCCCAGTTATGCCAACGCTCAGTGCAGCATTTGTGGATGAGAATTTGCCTGACGGGACGCATCTTCAGCCAGGAACCAAGTTTATCAAACACTGGAGGATGAAAAACACAGGAAATGTGAAGTGGAGTGCAGACACAAAG CTCAAGTTCATGTGGGGAAACTTGACATTGGCTTCTGCAGAAAAGAAGGATGTTGTGGTTCCCTGCTTGAAGGCTGGCCATGTGGGAGTTGTGTCTGTGGAGTTCATCGCTCCAACCTTAGAGGGAACATACACTTCGCATTGGCGTCTTTCGCACAAAGGCCAGCAGTTTGGGCCTCGGGTCTGGTGCAGTATCATAGTGGattctttcccctcttctgatAGCCCTGATAACGTGGAAAGGGGCATGATCACCTCAAGCAAAGCTGATGATCTCACCTGTGAGCAAGAG GAAGCTTTTCTTCTTGCTGAAGAAGAGATTCCGTTGGCTGAAGTGAGGAAGCAGATAGAAGGGACAGGAAACAGTATCTCCCAGAAGACACAGAACGTCACCAATGGGAGAGAACTGTACATTCCGTCTGTGGACCTTCTGACTGCCCAG GACCTGCTGTCCTTTGAGCTGCTGGATATAAACATTGTCCAAGAATTGGAGAGAGTGCCCCACAACACCCCTGTGG ATTCCACTCTATCAGCAAAGAGGAAGACTGAGGCCCCTGCTTCAGtggaagaaacagaggaagacCTGAGTGGGACCCAGTTTGTGTGTGAGACTGTAATCCGATCCCTTACCTTGGATGCGGCTCCAGACCACAACCCACCTTGTAGGCAGAGGTCCCTGCCAA GGGAATTCCAGCTGCAGTCCACAGAGGAGCAGCAGCCAGCTGTGCCGCCTGGGTCCTGCAGGAAGGATTCTTCCT TGAAATTTGCCTTGCCTGAAGAAGGACCACTTGGAGATGAGAGGGAAGAGATTGTCCACAttgctgaggaggaagaagaggatctCCAAGATGAAGTTGAAAGTcagtcttctgcttcctctgaagATTATATCATCATCCTGCCTGAGTGCTTTGACACCAGCCGCCCCCTGGGGGACTCCATGTACAGCTCTGCACTCTCACAGCCAGGCCTGGAGCGAGGGGctgaaggccaacctgggatcGAGGCTGGGCAGGAACCAGCTGAGGCCGGAGAAAGACTCCCTGAAGGGGAGAGCCAGCCACAGGAGCAGAGCATCAGTGACATCCTCACGACCTCACAGACGCTGGACACAGTGCCCCTCGTCCCCGAGGTGGTAGGACtgccaccaccactgtccag GAGCTCCCCTTGCGTACAGCACGGGTCCCCAGAAGTGGATTCACCAATTACCATCCAAGAAGTTCCTTCAGTCCCTGACCAGGTCAGAGGAG AGCCCAGAGGCTCATCGGGACTTGTCAACAGCAGACAGAAGAGCTGTGACCACTCAAG CCCATCGTTTCTGAAGATGAGACAGCAGCCTTGA
- the Nbr1 gene encoding next to BRCA1 gene 1 protein isoform X5: MLDSPRRDSSRAGSERSLHWPRASAPRGRRAAPPHSMEPQVTLNVTFKNETQSFLVSDPANTTWADVEAMVKVSFDLNNIQIKYLDEENEEVSINSQGEYEEALKMAILKQGNLLQMQVHEGHHVVDEAFPQIVVEKQAPARKGKKPLAHYSSVVRVLGSDVKTAEEPVAQPCPRAPCDTDQPHDKPPDWFTSYLETFREQVVKETVEKLEQRLREKLFLQKSASEVSMPVSKDQFNWHLACNHCYRRIIGVRYQCSVCPAYNLCEDCEGGPYAHSRSHVLLKFRKPVVIPSDPFSHLKGPTPRLPPALEQIRIQKQVDKNFVKAEKQRLRAEKKQRKAEVKELKKQLKLHRKIHLWNSIHGLQSPRSPLGRPESLLQSNALMLPLQPCAPVMPTLSAAFVDENLPDGTHLQPGTKFIKHWRMKNTGNVKWSADTKLKFMWGNLTLASAEKKDVVVPCLKAGHVGVVSVEFIAPTLEGTYTSHWRLSHKGQQFGPRVWCSIIVDSFPSSDSPDNVERGMITSSKADDLTCEQEEAFLLAEEEIPLAEVRKQIEGTGNSISQKTQNVTNGRELYIPSVDLLTAQDLLSFELLDINIVQELERVPHNTPVDMTPCMSPLPHDSPLIEKPGLGQIQEESEGAGFKALPDSTLSAKRKTEAPASVEETEEDLSGTQFVCETVIRSLTLDAAPDHNPPCRQRSLPREFQLQSTEEQQPAVPPGSCRKDSSLKFALPEEGPLGDEREEIVHIAEEEEEDLQDEVESQSSASSEDYIIILPECFDTSRPLGDSMYSSALSQPGLERGAEGQPGIEAGQEPAEAGERLPEGESQPQEQSISDILTTSQTLDTVPLVPEVVGLPPPLSRSSPCVQHGSPEVDSPITIQEVPSVPDQVRGEPRGSSGLVNSRQKSCDHSSPSFLKMRQQP, encoded by the exons ccccacctcacAGCATGGAACCACAGGTTACTCtaaatgtgacttttaaaaatgaaactcaaagCTTTCTGGTTTCGGATCCAGCAAATACAACTTGGGCTGATGTTGAAGCTATG GTAAAAGTTTCATTTGATCTgaataatattcaaataaaataccTGGATGAGGAAAATGAGGAG GTATCCATCAATAGTCAAG GAGAATATGAAGAAGCACTTAAG ATGGCTATCCTTAAGCAAGGAAACCTACTACAGATGCAAGTCCATGAAGGGCACCATGTTGTAGACGAAGCATTCCCTCAAATTGTAGTAGAAAAGCAAGCGCCTGCCAGGAAAGGGAAGAAGCCGCTTGCACATTATTCTTCAGTGGTGAGAGTCTTGGGATCAGATGTGAAGACCGCAGAGGAGCCTGTGGCACAG CCATGTCCACGTGCTCCTTGTGACACGGACCAGCCTCATGACAAGCCCCCAGACTGGTTCACAAGCTACCTGGAAACG TTCAGAGAACAAGTGGTTAAGGAAACTGTTGAGAAGCTTGAACAGAGGTTGCGGGAGAAGCTGTTCCTCCAGAAGTCGGCCTCGGAAGTCTCGATGCCTGTTTCAAAGGACCAGTTCAACTGGCATCTTGCTTGCAATCACTGCTACAGAAGGATCATAGGTGTGCGTTACCAGTGCAG CGTGTGCCCAGCCTACAACCTTTGTGAAGATTGTGAAGGGGGGCCGTATGCCCATAGCCGTAGCCACGTCCTGCTAAAGTTTCGGAAACCTGTTGTGATTCCCTCCGACCCATTTTCCCACTTAAAGGGTCCTACTCCTCGTCTGCCTCCTGCTCTTGAACAAATCAG GATCCAGAAACAGGTGGATAAGAACTTTGTGAAAGCAGAAAAGCAAAGGTTGCGTGCTGAGAAGAAACAGCGGAAAGCAGAGGTCAAGGAGCTTAAAAAGCAGCTTAAACTCCACAGGAAGATTCATTTGTGGAATTCAATCCATGGACTCCAGAGTCCCAGGTCCCCTTTAGGCCGACCTGAGAGCTTGCTGCAGTCCAACGCCCTGAT GCTTCCTTTGCAGCCCTGTGCCCCAGTTATGCCAACGCTCAGTGCAGCATTTGTGGATGAGAATTTGCCTGACGGGACGCATCTTCAGCCAGGAACCAAGTTTATCAAACACTGGAGGATGAAAAACACAGGAAATGTGAAGTGGAGTGCAGACACAAAG CTCAAGTTCATGTGGGGAAACTTGACATTGGCTTCTGCAGAAAAGAAGGATGTTGTGGTTCCCTGCTTGAAGGCTGGCCATGTGGGAGTTGTGTCTGTGGAGTTCATCGCTCCAACCTTAGAGGGAACATACACTTCGCATTGGCGTCTTTCGCACAAAGGCCAGCAGTTTGGGCCTCGGGTCTGGTGCAGTATCATAGTGGattctttcccctcttctgatAGCCCTGATAACGTGGAAAGGGGCATGATCACCTCAAGCAAAGCTGATGATCTCACCTGTGAGCAAGAG GAAGCTTTTCTTCTTGCTGAAGAAGAGATTCCGTTGGCTGAAGTGAGGAAGCAGATAGAAGGGACAGGAAACAGTATCTCCCAGAAGACACAGAACGTCACCAATGGGAGAGAACTGTACATTCCGTCTGTGGACCTTCTGACTGCCCAG GACCTGCTGTCCTTTGAGCTGCTGGATATAAACATTGTCCAAGAATTGGAGAGAGTGCCCCACAACACCCCTGTGG ATATGACTCCCTGCATGTCTCCTCTGCCACATGACAGTCCTTTAATAGAGAAGCCAGGCTTGGGGCAGATACAGGAAGAGAGTGAAGGGGCGGGATTTAAAGCACTTCCTG ATTCCACTCTATCAGCAAAGAGGAAGACTGAGGCCCCTGCTTCAGtggaagaaacagaggaagacCTGAGTGGGACCCAGTTTGTGTGTGAGACTGTAATCCGATCCCTTACCTTGGATGCGGCTCCAGACCACAACCCACCTTGTAGGCAGAGGTCCCTGCCAA GGGAATTCCAGCTGCAGTCCACAGAGGAGCAGCAGCCAGCTGTGCCGCCTGGGTCCTGCAGGAAGGATTCTTCCT TGAAATTTGCCTTGCCTGAAGAAGGACCACTTGGAGATGAGAGGGAAGAGATTGTCCACAttgctgaggaggaagaagaggatctCCAAGATGAAGTTGAAAGTcagtcttctgcttcctctgaagATTATATCATCATCCTGCCTGAGTGCTTTGACACCAGCCGCCCCCTGGGGGACTCCATGTACAGCTCTGCACTCTCACAGCCAGGCCTGGAGCGAGGGGctgaaggccaacctgggatcGAGGCTGGGCAGGAACCAGCTGAGGCCGGAGAAAGACTCCCTGAAGGGGAGAGCCAGCCACAGGAGCAGAGCATCAGTGACATCCTCACGACCTCACAGACGCTGGACACAGTGCCCCTCGTCCCCGAGGTGGTAGGACtgccaccaccactgtccag GAGCTCCCCTTGCGTACAGCACGGGTCCCCAGAAGTGGATTCACCAATTACCATCCAAGAAGTTCCTTCAGTCCCTGACCAGGTCAGAGGAG AGCCCAGAGGCTCATCGGGACTTGTCAACAGCAGACAGAAGAGCTGTGACCACTCAAG CCCATCGTTTCTGAAGATGAGACAGCAGCCTTGA
- the Nbr1 gene encoding next to BRCA1 gene 1 protein isoform X1, with the protein MLDSPRRDSSRAGSERSLHWPRASAPRGRRAAPPHSMEPQVTLNVTFKNETQSFLVSDPANTTWADVEAMVKVSFDLNNIQIKYLDEENEEVSINSQGEYEEALKMAILKQGNLLQMQVHEGHHVVDEAFPQIVVEKQAPARKGKKPLAHYSSVVRVLGSDVKTAEEPVAQPCPRAPCDTDQPHDKPPDWFTSYLETFREQVVKETVEKLEQRLREKLFLQKSASEVSMPVSKDQFNWHLACNHCYRRIIGVRYQCSVCPAYNLCEDCEGGPYAHSRSHVLLKFRKPVVIPSDPFSHLKGPTPRLPPALEQIRIQKQVDKNFVKAEKQRLRAEKKQRKAEVKELKKQLKLHRKIHLWNSIHGLQSPRSPLGRPESLLQSNALMLPLQPCAPVMPTLSAAFVDENLPDGTHLQPGTKFIKHWRMKNTGNVKWSADTKLKFMWGNLTLASAEKKDVVVPCLKAGHVGVVSVEFIAPTLEGTYTSHWRLSHKGQQFGPRVWCSIIVDSFPSSDSPDNVERGMITSSKADDLTCEQEEAFLLAEEEIPLAEVRKQIEGTGNSISQKTQNVTNGRELYIPSVDLLTAQDLLSFELLDINIVQELERVPHNTPVDMTPCMSPLPHDSPLIEKPGLGQIQEESEGAGFKALPDSTLSAKRKTEAPASVEETEEDLSGTQFVCETVIRSLTLDAAPDHNPPCRQRSLPREFQLQSTEEQQPAVPPGSCRKDSSLKFALPEEGPLGDEREEIVHIAEEEEEDLQDEVESQSSASSEDYIIILPECFDTSRPLGDSMYSSALSQPGLERGAEGQPGIEAGQEPAEAGERLPEGESQPQEQSISDILTTSQTLDTVPLVPEVVGLPPPLSRSSPCVQHGSPEVDSPITIQEVPSVPDQVRGEPRGSSGLVNSRQKSCDHSRHHSGSGIAGGLVKGALSVAASAYKALFSGPPVTAQPIVSEDETAALMAHLFEMGFCDRQLNLRLLRKHNYNILQVVTELLHINNNDWYSHRY; encoded by the exons ccccacctcacAGCATGGAACCACAGGTTACTCtaaatgtgacttttaaaaatgaaactcaaagCTTTCTGGTTTCGGATCCAGCAAATACAACTTGGGCTGATGTTGAAGCTATG GTAAAAGTTTCATTTGATCTgaataatattcaaataaaataccTGGATGAGGAAAATGAGGAG GTATCCATCAATAGTCAAG GAGAATATGAAGAAGCACTTAAG ATGGCTATCCTTAAGCAAGGAAACCTACTACAGATGCAAGTCCATGAAGGGCACCATGTTGTAGACGAAGCATTCCCTCAAATTGTAGTAGAAAAGCAAGCGCCTGCCAGGAAAGGGAAGAAGCCGCTTGCACATTATTCTTCAGTGGTGAGAGTCTTGGGATCAGATGTGAAGACCGCAGAGGAGCCTGTGGCACAG CCATGTCCACGTGCTCCTTGTGACACGGACCAGCCTCATGACAAGCCCCCAGACTGGTTCACAAGCTACCTGGAAACG TTCAGAGAACAAGTGGTTAAGGAAACTGTTGAGAAGCTTGAACAGAGGTTGCGGGAGAAGCTGTTCCTCCAGAAGTCGGCCTCGGAAGTCTCGATGCCTGTTTCAAAGGACCAGTTCAACTGGCATCTTGCTTGCAATCACTGCTACAGAAGGATCATAGGTGTGCGTTACCAGTGCAG CGTGTGCCCAGCCTACAACCTTTGTGAAGATTGTGAAGGGGGGCCGTATGCCCATAGCCGTAGCCACGTCCTGCTAAAGTTTCGGAAACCTGTTGTGATTCCCTCCGACCCATTTTCCCACTTAAAGGGTCCTACTCCTCGTCTGCCTCCTGCTCTTGAACAAATCAG GATCCAGAAACAGGTGGATAAGAACTTTGTGAAAGCAGAAAAGCAAAGGTTGCGTGCTGAGAAGAAACAGCGGAAAGCAGAGGTCAAGGAGCTTAAAAAGCAGCTTAAACTCCACAGGAAGATTCATTTGTGGAATTCAATCCATGGACTCCAGAGTCCCAGGTCCCCTTTAGGCCGACCTGAGAGCTTGCTGCAGTCCAACGCCCTGAT GCTTCCTTTGCAGCCCTGTGCCCCAGTTATGCCAACGCTCAGTGCAGCATTTGTGGATGAGAATTTGCCTGACGGGACGCATCTTCAGCCAGGAACCAAGTTTATCAAACACTGGAGGATGAAAAACACAGGAAATGTGAAGTGGAGTGCAGACACAAAG CTCAAGTTCATGTGGGGAAACTTGACATTGGCTTCTGCAGAAAAGAAGGATGTTGTGGTTCCCTGCTTGAAGGCTGGCCATGTGGGAGTTGTGTCTGTGGAGTTCATCGCTCCAACCTTAGAGGGAACATACACTTCGCATTGGCGTCTTTCGCACAAAGGCCAGCAGTTTGGGCCTCGGGTCTGGTGCAGTATCATAGTGGattctttcccctcttctgatAGCCCTGATAACGTGGAAAGGGGCATGATCACCTCAAGCAAAGCTGATGATCTCACCTGTGAGCAAGAG GAAGCTTTTCTTCTTGCTGAAGAAGAGATTCCGTTGGCTGAAGTGAGGAAGCAGATAGAAGGGACAGGAAACAGTATCTCCCAGAAGACACAGAACGTCACCAATGGGAGAGAACTGTACATTCCGTCTGTGGACCTTCTGACTGCCCAG GACCTGCTGTCCTTTGAGCTGCTGGATATAAACATTGTCCAAGAATTGGAGAGAGTGCCCCACAACACCCCTGTGG ATATGACTCCCTGCATGTCTCCTCTGCCACATGACAGTCCTTTAATAGAGAAGCCAGGCTTGGGGCAGATACAGGAAGAGAGTGAAGGGGCGGGATTTAAAGCACTTCCTG ATTCCACTCTATCAGCAAAGAGGAAGACTGAGGCCCCTGCTTCAGtggaagaaacagaggaagacCTGAGTGGGACCCAGTTTGTGTGTGAGACTGTAATCCGATCCCTTACCTTGGATGCGGCTCCAGACCACAACCCACCTTGTAGGCAGAGGTCCCTGCCAA GGGAATTCCAGCTGCAGTCCACAGAGGAGCAGCAGCCAGCTGTGCCGCCTGGGTCCTGCAGGAAGGATTCTTCCT TGAAATTTGCCTTGCCTGAAGAAGGACCACTTGGAGATGAGAGGGAAGAGATTGTCCACAttgctgaggaggaagaagaggatctCCAAGATGAAGTTGAAAGTcagtcttctgcttcctctgaagATTATATCATCATCCTGCCTGAGTGCTTTGACACCAGCCGCCCCCTGGGGGACTCCATGTACAGCTCTGCACTCTCACAGCCAGGCCTGGAGCGAGGGGctgaaggccaacctgggatcGAGGCTGGGCAGGAACCAGCTGAGGCCGGAGAAAGACTCCCTGAAGGGGAGAGCCAGCCACAGGAGCAGAGCATCAGTGACATCCTCACGACCTCACAGACGCTGGACACAGTGCCCCTCGTCCCCGAGGTGGTAGGACtgccaccaccactgtccag GAGCTCCCCTTGCGTACAGCACGGGTCCCCAGAAGTGGATTCACCAATTACCATCCAAGAAGTTCCTTCAGTCCCTGACCAGGTCAGAGGAG AGCCCAGAGGCTCATCGGGACTTGTCAACAGCAGACAGAAGAGCTGTGACCACTCAAG GCACCACAGTGGGAGCGGCATTGCCGGAGGACTGGTGAAGGGGGCCTTGTCTGTTGCGGCCTCTGCGTACAAGGCCCTGTTTTCTGGGCCGCCAGTCACTGCACAG CCCATCGTTTCTGAAGATGAGACAGCAGCCTTGATGGCCCATCTCTTTGAAATGGGATTCTGTGACAGGCAGCTGAACCTAAGGCTGCTGAGAAAACACAATTACAACATCCTGCAGGTTGTGACAGAGCTCCTTCACATCAACAACAATGACTGGTACAGCCACCGCTACTGA
- the Nbr1 gene encoding next to BRCA1 gene 1 protein isoform X3 has translation MLDSPRRDSSRAGSERSLHWPRASAPRGRRAAPPHSMEPQVTLNVTFKNETQSFLVSDPANTTWADVEAMVKVSFDLNNIQIKYLDEENEEVSINSQGEYEEALKMAILKQGNLLQMQVHEGHHVVDEAFPQIVVEKQAPARKGKKPLAHYSSVVRVLGSDVKTAEEPVAQPCPRAPCDTDQPHDKPPDWFTSYLETFREQVVKETVEKLEQRLREKLFLQKSASEVSMPVSKDQFNWHLACNHCYRRIIGVRYQCSVCPAYNLCEDCEGGPYAHSRSHVLLKFRKPVVIPSDPFSHLKGPTPRLPPALEQIRIQKQVDKNFVKAEKQRLRAEKKQRKAEVKELKKQLKLHRKIHLWNSIHGLQSPRSPLGRPESLLQSNALMLPLQPCAPVMPTLSAAFVDENLPDGTHLQPGTKFIKHWRMKNTGNVKWSADTKLKFMWGNLTLASAEKKDVVVPCLKAGHVGVVSVEFIAPTLEGTYTSHWRLSHKGQQFGPRVWCSIIVDSFPSSDSPDNVERGMITSSKADDLTCEQEEAFLLAEEEIPLAEVRKQIEGTGNSISQKTQNVTNGRELYIPSVDLLTAQDLLSFELLDINIVQELERVPHNTPVDSTLSAKRKTEAPASVEETEEDLSGTQFVCETVIRSLTLDAAPDHNPPCRQRSLPREFQLQSTEEQQPAVPPGSCRKDSSLKFALPEEGPLGDEREEIVHIAEEEEEDLQDEVESQSSASSEDYIIILPECFDTSRPLGDSMYSSALSQPGLERGAEGQPGIEAGQEPAEAGERLPEGESQPQEQSISDILTTSQTLDTVPLVPEVVGLPPPLSRSSPCVQHGSPEVDSPITIQEVPSVPDQVRGEPRGSSGLVNSRQKSCDHSRHHSGSGIAGGLVKGALSVAASAYKALFSGPPVTAQPIVSEDETAALMAHLFEMGFCDRQLNLRLLRKHNYNILQVVTELLHINNNDWYSHRY, from the exons ccccacctcacAGCATGGAACCACAGGTTACTCtaaatgtgacttttaaaaatgaaactcaaagCTTTCTGGTTTCGGATCCAGCAAATACAACTTGGGCTGATGTTGAAGCTATG GTAAAAGTTTCATTTGATCTgaataatattcaaataaaataccTGGATGAGGAAAATGAGGAG GTATCCATCAATAGTCAAG GAGAATATGAAGAAGCACTTAAG ATGGCTATCCTTAAGCAAGGAAACCTACTACAGATGCAAGTCCATGAAGGGCACCATGTTGTAGACGAAGCATTCCCTCAAATTGTAGTAGAAAAGCAAGCGCCTGCCAGGAAAGGGAAGAAGCCGCTTGCACATTATTCTTCAGTGGTGAGAGTCTTGGGATCAGATGTGAAGACCGCAGAGGAGCCTGTGGCACAG CCATGTCCACGTGCTCCTTGTGACACGGACCAGCCTCATGACAAGCCCCCAGACTGGTTCACAAGCTACCTGGAAACG TTCAGAGAACAAGTGGTTAAGGAAACTGTTGAGAAGCTTGAACAGAGGTTGCGGGAGAAGCTGTTCCTCCAGAAGTCGGCCTCGGAAGTCTCGATGCCTGTTTCAAAGGACCAGTTCAACTGGCATCTTGCTTGCAATCACTGCTACAGAAGGATCATAGGTGTGCGTTACCAGTGCAG CGTGTGCCCAGCCTACAACCTTTGTGAAGATTGTGAAGGGGGGCCGTATGCCCATAGCCGTAGCCACGTCCTGCTAAAGTTTCGGAAACCTGTTGTGATTCCCTCCGACCCATTTTCCCACTTAAAGGGTCCTACTCCTCGTCTGCCTCCTGCTCTTGAACAAATCAG GATCCAGAAACAGGTGGATAAGAACTTTGTGAAAGCAGAAAAGCAAAGGTTGCGTGCTGAGAAGAAACAGCGGAAAGCAGAGGTCAAGGAGCTTAAAAAGCAGCTTAAACTCCACAGGAAGATTCATTTGTGGAATTCAATCCATGGACTCCAGAGTCCCAGGTCCCCTTTAGGCCGACCTGAGAGCTTGCTGCAGTCCAACGCCCTGAT GCTTCCTTTGCAGCCCTGTGCCCCAGTTATGCCAACGCTCAGTGCAGCATTTGTGGATGAGAATTTGCCTGACGGGACGCATCTTCAGCCAGGAACCAAGTTTATCAAACACTGGAGGATGAAAAACACAGGAAATGTGAAGTGGAGTGCAGACACAAAG CTCAAGTTCATGTGGGGAAACTTGACATTGGCTTCTGCAGAAAAGAAGGATGTTGTGGTTCCCTGCTTGAAGGCTGGCCATGTGGGAGTTGTGTCTGTGGAGTTCATCGCTCCAACCTTAGAGGGAACATACACTTCGCATTGGCGTCTTTCGCACAAAGGCCAGCAGTTTGGGCCTCGGGTCTGGTGCAGTATCATAGTGGattctttcccctcttctgatAGCCCTGATAACGTGGAAAGGGGCATGATCACCTCAAGCAAAGCTGATGATCTCACCTGTGAGCAAGAG GAAGCTTTTCTTCTTGCTGAAGAAGAGATTCCGTTGGCTGAAGTGAGGAAGCAGATAGAAGGGACAGGAAACAGTATCTCCCAGAAGACACAGAACGTCACCAATGGGAGAGAACTGTACATTCCGTCTGTGGACCTTCTGACTGCCCAG GACCTGCTGTCCTTTGAGCTGCTGGATATAAACATTGTCCAAGAATTGGAGAGAGTGCCCCACAACACCCCTGTGG ATTCCACTCTATCAGCAAAGAGGAAGACTGAGGCCCCTGCTTCAGtggaagaaacagaggaagacCTGAGTGGGACCCAGTTTGTGTGTGAGACTGTAATCCGATCCCTTACCTTGGATGCGGCTCCAGACCACAACCCACCTTGTAGGCAGAGGTCCCTGCCAA GGGAATTCCAGCTGCAGTCCACAGAGGAGCAGCAGCCAGCTGTGCCGCCTGGGTCCTGCAGGAAGGATTCTTCCT TGAAATTTGCCTTGCCTGAAGAAGGACCACTTGGAGATGAGAGGGAAGAGATTGTCCACAttgctgaggaggaagaagaggatctCCAAGATGAAGTTGAAAGTcagtcttctgcttcctctgaagATTATATCATCATCCTGCCTGAGTGCTTTGACACCAGCCGCCCCCTGGGGGACTCCATGTACAGCTCTGCACTCTCACAGCCAGGCCTGGAGCGAGGGGctgaaggccaacctgggatcGAGGCTGGGCAGGAACCAGCTGAGGCCGGAGAAAGACTCCCTGAAGGGGAGAGCCAGCCACAGGAGCAGAGCATCAGTGACATCCTCACGACCTCACAGACGCTGGACACAGTGCCCCTCGTCCCCGAGGTGGTAGGACtgccaccaccactgtccag GAGCTCCCCTTGCGTACAGCACGGGTCCCCAGAAGTGGATTCACCAATTACCATCCAAGAAGTTCCTTCAGTCCCTGACCAGGTCAGAGGAG AGCCCAGAGGCTCATCGGGACTTGTCAACAGCAGACAGAAGAGCTGTGACCACTCAAG GCACCACAGTGGGAGCGGCATTGCCGGAGGACTGGTGAAGGGGGCCTTGTCTGTTGCGGCCTCTGCGTACAAGGCCCTGTTTTCTGGGCCGCCAGTCACTGCACAG CCCATCGTTTCTGAAGATGAGACAGCAGCCTTGATGGCCCATCTCTTTGAAATGGGATTCTGTGACAGGCAGCTGAACCTAAGGCTGCTGAGAAAACACAATTACAACATCCTGCAGGTTGTGACAGAGCTCCTTCACATCAACAACAATGACTGGTACAGCCACCGCTACTGA